TCGAACTCATTCCTGATCAAAGTCGTTTAATTATTGATAGCGGCCAAACCGCCGCTGCTGTGATCCCTTTACTTGAAAATAAACAAGACTTGGTGGTCATGACCAATTCACTGCATGTCGCATCTCAGCTGTCTGAACTGGACAATCAACCTACGTTATTAATGACGGGGGGAACATGGGACCCGCATTCGCATTCTTTTCAAGGTCAGGTAGCAGAGCAAGTGATGCGTTCATATGACTTCGATTATTTACTTATTGGTGCCGATGGTATTGATCCTGAAAGAGGCACAACAACTTTTAATGAGCTGCTCCATTTAAGTCAGGTTATGGCTGATGTGGCTCATAAAGTGATTGTACTGGCAGAATCTAGCAAAATTGGGCGTCGCATGCCTAATCTTGAGCTGCCTTGGCAAAAAATTCATTGTTTAGTGACAGACAGTGCACTAACAACAGCAGATAAACAAAATATTACTCGTTTAGGCGTGCAAGTGATTTGCGCCTAAGCCAGATGAAATTTAAGACATTAGGACATTAATATGTGTGGAATAGTAGGTGGTGTAGCACAGCGTGATATTGCTGATATATTAGTTGCTGGATTACAAAGGCTTGAATATCGCGGCTATGATTCGGCAGGTGTAGCGGTTATTACAAGCGATGGTCAATTAAATCGGTTACGTAAAACCGGTAAAGTGGCAGAGCTTGCTGCTGCTGTTGCGGCTGATTATCCGTCAGGCGGCACTGGTATTGCTCATACTCGCTGGGCCACGCATGGCGAACCTAACGAAGCTAACGCGCACCCTCACCTTTCCAGTGAACGTATTGCTGTCGTGCACAATGGTATTATTGAAAACCACCATGAATTACGAGATAAGTTGCGTGCATCGGGTTACGAGTTTAGTTCGCAAACCGATACCGAGGTATTAGTTCACCAAGTACATGAATTTATCGAGCAAGGTGCCAGTTTATTAGAAGCCGTACAAAAAACGGCACAGGTGGTAAAAGGCGCTTATGGCACGGTTTTAGTGGATAAGCACAATCCCAATGAAATGGTAGTGGCTCGCTCAGGCAGCCCTTTAGTTATTGGCTTGGGTATTGGTGAAAACTTTATTGCATCTGATCAGTTAGCCTTGTTAGAGGTGACACGCAAATTTATCTATTTAGAAGAAGGTGATGTGGCGCATATCACTCGTCACGCAGTGCAAGTATTTGACGTGAATGGTCAACCTGTTGAGCGCCCTGTTAAGGAAGCAACAGGCTCAGTGGATGCTGCGGATAAAGGTGAATATCGCCATTATATGCTGAAGGAAATTTTCGAGCAGCCTACATCAGTTCGTCAAACGTTAGAAGGCCGTATCTCAACCAATGGTTTAGCACCCAATATTTTTGGCCAAGGTTTTACAGAAACTGTTGCTCAACTGAATCATATTCAGATCGTTGCCTGTGGTACGAGTTACCATGCAGCCATGGTAGCGCGTTATTGGTTGGAACAATATGCAGGTGTATCTTGCAACGTCGAAATTGCCTCAGAATTTAGATATCGCAAGTTTCATACCGTACCGGGTAGCATGATAGTCACTATTTCTCAGTCGGGCGAAACGGCGGATACGCTAGCAGCATTAAGACTGGCGAAAGAACATAACTACCTGTCTTCACTGGCTATTTGTAATGTTGATGGTTCTTCGTTAGTACGAGAGTCTGATTTTGCCTTTATGACACGGGCGGGTGCTGAAATTGGAGTGGCATCGACAAAAGCCTTTACGACACAGCTAGTCAGTTTGTTAATGCTGACATTAGCGATAGCGGATGAAAAAGGAATTAATGCTGCAGACAAGCAGATGATCATAGATGGTTTATTAGGCTTGCCAGCGAAAATAGAACAAGCGTTAACCTTGAGCCAGCCAATTGAAGCCTTAGCTGAAGAATTTGCTGAAAAGCATCATGCTTTATTTTTAGGGCGCGGTGATCAATACCCGATTGCAATGGAAGGTTCATTGAAGCTAAAAGAAATCAGCTATATTCACGCCGAAGCTTATGCAGCAGGCGAATTAAAGCATGGGCCAATCGCTCTGATTGATGCGGATATGCCAGTTATTGTCGTGGCGCCAAATAATGAATTATTGGAAAAGCTTCATTCTAACGTAGAAGAAGTGCGTGCACGTGGTGGTGTACTCTATGTCTTTGCCGATGCCGACGCTAATTTTAAAAGTGATGAAACTCAGCGGGTGATCAATGTGGTTAATACCTGTGATATTACAGCGCCTATGGTATATACCATCCCACTACAATTACTGAGTTATTATGTTGCCCTAATTAAAGGTACTGACGTTGATCAGCCTCGCAATTTAGCCAAATCTGTGACGGTTGAATAAAGCGCAATCTTATTGTTTAAGGTTGTAGATTCTGAATAAAGTTGGAAAATAACCCTAAATGAAAAAGCAGGCCTCATTGTAGGCCTGCTTTTTTATGTGCAAGTTAATTGGTTGGTAACCCTAGTTTGTCAAAGAATGCTCTGTTTCTTTCTTTCGCTGCTTTAACGAGTTGGTCAAAAGTTATAACTTCAATATATGCATGAGATGGTTCGTTGTACCCAAAATAACCCATTCCATCAGATGTAATTCGCAGATTAGCTCGACGGCAGCGGCGATGCATGGACTCAGTCAAGTCGCAAAGCACATAACAATACCCGGGGATATCGTCAAATCAGCAATTTCTGTAGTCAACTAACAGGAATTACTCAGTCAGAGTTAGATAATTCCGACAATTTTAAAATTGTTTTTTCAAATTTTTTGAACTGGTACCCAAAGACCTCAAAAGTGCTATTCGCAACCTGGGGAAGCTACGATTTAATTCAAATAAATATCGATTGTGCATCCAACAATCTGCCGCTTTTTTCGCCCAACGCTGCGTTGAATCTGAAAAAGATATTTAAAAAAGTAAACAAATTAAAAAAGCCTGTTGGCTTAGCGAGAGCTTTGGAATTATGTCAGTGTGAATTTAAAGGTAGTCACCATCGAGCCCTTGATGATGCGAGGAATACCGTTAAGTTACTGCCGTTTATTTTAAGCAACCCAAAGCCTTTATAGATTAAGTTTGATTTACTTGGCTTTCATAAGCGAACGCGAAATTCGTCGTAGGTTTAATATGAAACATCAAAAAACTCAGCGTAAAAACCCATTTAAAGCAGCGCCATTAAAGAACGCTGGTGTTGAGCGTGTAGATAAATCAAAACGGCTAGATGTTGATGCATTAGTGATTAATCCAGCAAATATTGATATGCAAAGGAATCGTGGCTTCGTCTATGTCCCTCAAAACAAGCAAGTACTGCACCCGGCACGATATTTTGAGCGCTTGTATTTGTCTAAGGCAACAGCAAAGGGGATGAATATTCAAGATGTCATAGATAACCTAGATATATCTGTTGAACATTTTGACGATTTTTTGAGTGAGAAAGTGTGTGTTGATACAGGCTTCGCAAAGAAACTTGAGATCGTCACAGGTATGACATTCGAATTCTGGTTACGTACTCAAAACAAATTTGATGATTCGAATAAAGTTCACAGCGAAAAGTGACTCTGCTCATAAGCGTTCAGGCTGCCGAAGTCATCAGTAGTTAAATATTCACAGAACTAATCATTGAATTTATATGACATAATATCCCAGCCTCCATTTTTCGACTGCTCGAATAACCATCATCTGCATGGCTCATAGGTCACCGAGTAAGAACTTGTTCAAATTTCTTACAAAAAACACTCCGTTGGCAATATAATATTCGATTAAAAATCACACGTTTAATGCAAATTTAAAAGGACTGGGTATGAATAATCAGGGCTGGATTCATTATTGGCGTAATTCTCTTGCCGATGCTGATAGCGCGAAAGGTGCATTAAAAAAGCAAGATCTAAAGAATTACGTGCGTGCTACAACCGGCGAGTTCAAAGAAGGTAAACTTAAACCAGATTCTACATTGCTAGAAGATCTGTTTCGCAATGAACCAGAAACCCTTACCGCTGTACAAATTCATCATCGACCGGTTACTTATTATCTTCGGAAAGTTCATGGCAAAGATTACATCAGTAATATGCCTAGTGTACTGACACCAATTGTCTGCACTTTATGGGTCAATCGTGAAGGTTTACTATTTCCCCACACCACGCCATTCATACCTCGTGATTTACTTGATCCTCAAGGAAATGACTCGTTTACTATCGCTAACGTCGATAAGCTCGATGAATTCCTGACATCAAATGAACTTCTAGCACAGCCTACTGAAAGTATTCCAGCCAAATTCGAACAAGAAGAACAGTATCAGATCCATCAAAAAGATTGGCACAACTACTATGAACTTACCCAAAAACTATTTTCCGATTACTGCGATAGAAACCGAATCGAGCAGTTCTATGAAGACATTAAAAGTGGAAGCTTAGTCAACAAAATCAGCGATTTCTTGGGAGCTTCAAGACATATATTAAAATTGTACGATAACCTGAGTACCTCAAACACAACCTTACCTCTGATTGATAGTTACGCAACAAAAACAGTAACCAACCATGATGAATGTATTGATGCCTCTCAGACAGTGAATTCGCGTTTGGGCCACTCAAATAGTCAATTTCCGCTAGCTAAAGCGCAATGTGATGCCTTGGCCCATACCTTAGCCATGCAAGAAGGCGACATTCTTGCAGTAAATGGTCCTCCAGGCACAGGTAAAACAACGTTTGTACTATCTGTAGTCGCATCACTGTGGGTTGAGTCTGCGCTAAAAGAGAGTCAGCCGCCGCTAATCATTGCGGCATCGACTAACAATCAAGCAGTCACCAACATCATTGATGCTTTTGGTAAAGACTTCGATGAAGGCGACGATGAACTATCAGGCCGATGGTTACCCGACATTTTTAGCTATGGTGGCTACCTACCATCGGCGTATGGAGCATTGGAAGCTGCCAAAAATTATCAAACTAATCATTTCTATGAAAAAGTCGAGCAGTTGGATTTTCTCGATCAAGCCCAAGCGCATTATTTGGATAGAGCAAAACAGGCTTTTCCACAACAAAATTTTGCTGATGTAACACAAGTTAAAGCGTATCTCCTCGCCGAATTACGCCAACATAAAAACCAGTTAGATCACATCCAAAACAATTGGCATCATTACAACCGCCAACTGCATGACATCCATTCTCGGCTAGGGGATAATCCCCAACAAACATTGGCAGATCAACAACAAGCCGTATCTAATGCACAAGCATTGAAAGATAACGCCAAAAAACACTTAATTGCTTGGCGAAGCTACCTCAGTAATGAATCTATATGGTTAACTCTGTTTAAGTGGTTGCCGCCAATCAAGAATAAACTTGAACTCCAGCGCAGGAGTTTCATGTTAAACCTTATTGAGCACGATGAGGATCAAATTGAGAATCTATCATCGGATCAGTTTGAGAGCCTACTCAAGCAAGTATTTTCTAGTAAAAAAGAAGATTTTGATTATAAAAAAAACCGTTATCAATCTTGGTTAGAGCGGTATCAAGAGTTTGAGCAATCACAACTGAATTGGCTTGATGCTATTCATGACTTTACTGAAGACTTTCCAGAGCAAACTATTCCACAACTGACCGAGATCGATTCGGTTTTAGATATCACGACCCGTTTTCGAATGTTCCGCTTAGCTTTCCATTACTGGGAAGCTTGCTGGCTGCTCTGTTGCCGAAGTTTGGGCCAAGATCTGAATAAGCAGGCCCAGAAAACAGGTTTGAAAACGGTTCGTCCTCGCTGGCAACGCCGAATGATGCTAACTCCTTGCATTGTATCAACGTTCCATTCTCTGCCTTCTCATATGACTTACCAGTCTCACGTTGGGAATAATGAATTTGAAACTGACTATCTACTCAATGAAATCGACCTGTTGATCGTTGATGAAGCAGGTCAAGTAGCTCCAGAAGTTGCCGCGGCCTCGTTCTCATTAGCCAAAAAAGCATTGGTGATTGGTGATATATACCAAATCCCGCCGATTAGAAATGTATGCTCATCAATTGACCGGGGTAATTTAAAGCAGCATAAAATTATCAGTTCTGATGATGAGTACACAGTCATTCAAGAGGAAGGCCGAAGTGTAGTGACTGGCAGTGTTATGCATGTAGCACAACAAGCAAGCCGCTTTCACTATATGCCGAAAGCTGAGCCTGGAATGTTTTTGCAAGAACATAGACGCTGCTACGATGAATTAATCTCATACTGCAATGATCTTTGCTATCAAGGTATCCTGATCCCCATGCGAGGACAAGCGACCGAAGATAGCCTCTACTCTCCTTTCAGTCATTTGCACGTCGACGGTATCGCAGAGTCATTTAGTGGCAGTCGACGCAATAAGTTAGAAGCAGAAACTATCGCTGCATGGTTAAATGCCAATAAGGTTGAAATAGAAAATTACTACGGCGAGCCACTAGCCAAGTGTGTGGGTATCATTACTCCATTTTCAGCTCAAGTGAATCAGATCAAGGCCGCGTGTGGTGAGTTCGATATCAAAGTAGGCAAAGGGGAGGAGCAATTAACCGTCGGCACAGTTCACTCTCTTCAAGGTGCTGAACGCAAAATAATTATTTTTTCCCAGGTGTACACCAGACACAACGATGGCGGGTTTATCGATATGGATCCGTCAATGCTCAACGTCGCTGTCTCTAGAGCCAAAGACGCATTCTTGGTGTTTGGTGATTTGGATATCATTGAAGCTGCATCATCATCTTCTCCACGGGGATTACTCGCCAAGTATCTTTTCACTGACGAACGAAATGAGCTTGAGTTTAGTATTGGTCAGCGCCCCGATTTATTACAAATATGCGGTCATCCGAAACTGCTAACCAATGCCGAAGAGCACGATGCGTTTTTATCAAAACTGCTGAGTGAAGTACAACGAAAAATAGATATAGTCTCGCCTTGGTTACTGCTAGACAAACTGCAATCAACTGGGCAGTTAGAACTACTAAAAACAGCACTACATAAAGGTGTCCAGATAACCATACACACCGACAGACATTTCAATACCACGGTCGCAAATCACGCAGACACCAATAAAGTAAAAGCGTTTCAACATTGCTGCGCGACCTTGGAACAGCTTGGTATCGTTATTAATGTGATAAATGGTGTTCATAGTAAAAGCGTTTTTGCTGATGATCGGTATATGGCCGTAGGGTCATTCAATTGGTTTAGTGCGAGTAGAAGCGGAAAATACGCCAATATCGAGACATCTTTAATTTATGTCGGTGAGCTAGAGAAGGAGATCAAAACTCAACTAGACTTCTTAAATAGCCGAGGCAGCAGAAACCCGCTGCCCGTAACGTAAACACAAAGTATCACTCTTTTGTCCTGAAGTTACTCAAAATCCTTTTCAGCTTATCCTCAGACAGTTAATTGCTAATTAGTCTCTTCTAATTAGCAATTAATAAGTAAGTGGCTGCCTCTGACATGAATTTTACTGGGAAATTTGGAACTTACCCGATTGAAGTAATCTGATTTTGGATATCTCAACAGAGCTTTTGTTTCCAACTTTGATTAATAGAAATTAGAGCGATTTTTGCTCACTCAAATGCTAGCGCTATTTTTGTTTCCGATTTTCCTCTAGCCGAGCCGTTTGTTACGAACCATAACTCGGGGCTCATAGATGATTTTTGTATCCAACTTTATTCAACATCTACAAAGGTGGCCATTTAAAAATTAATTTAGATGGCCATTTATTCCTATTCATTGAATTTCCCTTTCCAACATTATTCTAAATCCCCCCCTTGCCAATCGCAGTTTTTAGTTAAATTTCCGTCAATATGTTTAGTAAACGTAAACTTTAATGGTAAGTCGGGGCCAACTTTTGTTAACTTGGTTAGTTAATACTGATTAAATTCGTTGTCAGCTTAAGGCGACAAAATAATTTCTGTGTAAACAAAGATTTAACCATAAGTTGTAATGCAGTTATGTAATTATTGTCTTATAGTTATATTGATAATCTAATGAACAATTTTTAACAGCATTAAATAGTGTAAGTATTGTTCAATAATTAGTCAAAGTGTTCGGGTTTTAGGGGAAGCTGTCAAGATTCGAGTCCCCATGAGCATATGCTCTACTATGTGATTGGGGCGAGAAGCGCCGACAATGAACCATAAAACCTGAGCGAGAAGACTATAAAAACGATCAAGCGGACGGTGAACTATGCATTTAATAAGGTGGGCATTACTCCTATGCGGCTTTTGGTTGCTGCTGTCAGGATTTATTCAGCCTTTATTGCTCAGTTTCGGCGTGATTTCAGTAGCGCTAGTTATAATTACTTTAAAAAGAATGGATGCGGCTGATAGTGAACCTAAGCGCATTAGCATAGGTAGTCGGATTATTTTCTATTGTTTTTGGTTACTGGGGCAAATCGTCTTATCAGCTATTCAGGTGACTAAATTGATTTGGGGTGGTTCACACAGACTGTCACCAACCATAGCTAGGATCCCAATTAAACAGGTTACGCATAAAAATCGGGTGCTTTACGCTAATTCTATTACGTTGACACCGGGTACGTTAAGTGTTGACTTACAAGACAACGAAGTTGTAGTGCATGCTTTACAGCAGTCGTCTATTGATGAATTGCAGCAAGGCGATATGGAAAAAATGATCACAGGTCGTAGGAGTTAACTTCAGTGTTTGGGATTTTAGCAGCGGTATGCATTGCGATATTGGTGGTGATGGCATTGGCATTGGCGCGTTCATTTTATGCGCCAACCGTTTACGATCGTATTTTGGGTGTGAATATGTTCGGTACTAAAACCGTATTATTCATCGCGACAGTAGGCTTTTTGATGGGCCGCCCAGATTTTCTCGATATCGCCATCGTTTATGCATTAATCAATTTTATTGGTATGGTTGCGGTATTAAGGTTTTTTGAATATACCGCCCCAACAGAATAATAATTTATAAAAATAGTGATTTAACATGTCAATTTTAGATGTGATCAGCAGCGTTTTGCTTGTTAGCGGTGCCTTTTTTGGACTGAGCGGGGCAATCGGCCTGTTTAAATTTCCAGATTTCTTTACGCGTGTGCATGCGGCCAGTGTGACGGATTCATTAGCAGCTATGTTGATGATTGGTGGTTTATTGCTGCAAACGTCGTTCGACATTAATACGGCAAAGTTACTGTTTATTTTGATTTTTTTAATGATGACCACGCCGACAGCCTCGCATGCCTTAGCCAAATCTGCCCGCCATGGAGGCCTACTGAGCTTAGCTGAAAATAAAGAGCAACAAAGAGGTCAAGATAGTCATGGCTGAGTTTATAGATTTAGTCTTGCTAGCTATGCTGGCTCTGACTGCTTTGCGCGTTATATTTTTAAAAGACTTATTTGCTGTGGTTATGCTGTTTGGTATTTATAGCTTTTTGTCGGCATTAATTTTTGTCAGCCTAGATGCGGTTGATGTGGCATTTACCGAAGCGTCTGTGGGGGCTGGGATTTCAACTGTGTTAATGCTAGGTACCTTAGCGTTAACCGGCCGTACAGAAAAAGAAAATAAGCGCTCGTCTGTACTGCCTTTGCTAGTTGTTTGCGTTACTGGTGCGGCTTTAATTTATGGCACGCTAGACATGCCGCCGTTTGGACATCCAGACAACCCTGTCCATGAACATGTCGCGCCACGTTATATTGAAGAGTCACCGAAAGAAGTTGGCTTACCTAATATGGTGACTTCTGTGTTAGCTAGCTATCGTGGCTTTGATACGTTAGGCGAGACGGTAGTGGTTTTTTCGGCGGCTATTGGTGTATTGGCTTTGTTAGGCGTTAGACGACGTGAAGATAAAAACACGCCTGAATCAGGATTAAAAGCTCATTTAGTTTTGCGCTCGGTTGCCAAGTCAGTTATCCCTTTGGTTATTTTGTTTGCTCTTTATGTGCAGTTTCATGGTGATTTTGGCCCAGGTGGTGGTTTTCAGGCAGGGGTGATCGCCGCCGCGGCTTTTATTCTTTATGCCTTGGTTTTTGGTTTGCCTATGGCTTTCAAAGTGATAAAGCCCAAATTCTTACAAATGATGGCAGCAGCCGGTGTTCTACTATATGCCAGTGTGGGTTTATTCAGTATGGCAAAGGGGGGCTTATTTTTGGATTACAACCAATTGGCAGATGATCCGATAGCAGGTCAGCACTATGGCATTATTATTATTGAATTGGGTGTCGGCATTACCGTATTTGCGGTTATGTTAAGTATATTTTATGCGTTTGGCAGTCAAGCTGAGAGGGTTAATAAACCGTGACTTTTATCCTCGAGTATTACAACTATTGGATCGTTGTATTTTTAATGATGGCTGGTTTTTATATTGTGATATCAGCTAATAATTTAGTTAAGAAAATAGTGGGTTTGAATATATTTCAGACCTCAGTTTTCATGCTTTATATTTCAATGGGCAAAGTGGGTGGTGGTACCGCGCCAATTGTGGTTGAAGGTGCGACTCAATACTCTAACCCCTTACCCCATGTTTTAATTCTTACCGCTATTGTTGTGGGCGTGGCGACCACGGCGGTAGGATTGTCGTTAATCGTGCGTATTAAACGCGCGTACGGCACAGTGGAAGAAAACGAATTTAAAAATGAGGATGACGCCATCTAATGCTTGAACAACACTTGGCTGTACTTCCAATTATATTGCCATTAATTGCAGCCCCAATTACGTTAATTTTAGGCCGTTCATCACTCTCTTGGGGCTTTGCTACCTTTATGAGTGCTTGGGCGTGTTTGGCATCTTGGCAACTATTGATGTCGACTTTATCCAATGGTGTATTGAGTTATGCGGTTGGTGGTTGGCCTCCACCATGGGGCATTGAACTGAGAGTCGATAGTGCCAACGCTTTTGTACTATTGGCTGTTTCTGCAGTATCTACCTTGGTATTAATTTATGCCAAGAAGAGTATTCACAAAGAGATAGAATCATCAAAGCATGTGCTGTATTACACCGCGCATTTACTGTGCTTGGCAGGTTTGTCTGGCATTTTGATGACAGGTGATGCCTTCAATTTGTTTGTATTCTTAGAAATTTCATCCTTAGCGACCTACACCTTGGTCAGCTTAGCTTCTGATCGACGGTGTTTAACAGCGGCTTTTCGTTACTTGGTTATGGGTACTATCGGCGCGACATTTATATTGATTGGCGTTGGTATGCTTTATATGAAAACCGGCACCTTAAATATGTTGGACTTAGCTAATCGGATTGATATTTATGATAGCAGCCGAACAATCAATACCGGCCTAGCCTTTATTATGGTTGGGGTCAGTATTAAGTTGGCGTTATTTCCATTACATATGTGGTTGCCTCCAGCTTATACGCATGCGCCTTCAGCCGTCACGGCATTTCTTGCTAGTACCGCGACTAAAGTTGCTGTGTATGTGATGATCCGTTTTATTTTCACCGTGTTTGGCGCAGAGCATGTTTTCCACGAGATGGGCATGGATCTCATTTTAATGGCGCTGGCGATTGTCGCTATATTTAAGTGCTCATATATGGCAACCGTGCAGAGCAACATAAAAGCACTACTGGCCTATAGTAGCGTTGCGCAGATTGGCTATATGATCTTAGGGGTAAGTTTGGTTAGTGTTGGCGGTTTGATGTCCGGCTTGTTGCACATATTTAACCACGCCTTGATGAAAGGGGCCTTGTTCATGGCGGTGGGTGCCGTTTTTTATCGTTTAGGTTCGGTGGATATCAAAGCCTTCAAAGGACTAGGGCGTAAAATGCCATGGACTATGGCGGCGTTTACTATTGCGGGTTTAAGTATAATTGGTGTGCCGTTAACCGTCGGTTTTGTCAGTAAATGGTATTTGGTTGGCGCTGCATTGCAGCAAAACCATTGGTTGTTAGCTGGCTTGGTTTTAGCCGGTTCACTATTGGCCGTTGTGTACATAGGTCGAGTACTTGAGGCGGCTTATTTTCAATCAGCCCCTAAATCTGATGTTGAAATAAAAGAAGTGCCTTTGATGATGCTAATCCCTATGTGGCTATTGGTTGCGGCTAATGTCTATTTTGGTATTGATACCTCTTTGACCGTTGAAGCCGCAGACAAAGCAGCACAGTTACTGTTTGCTGGTTCAAATGGACTGGAGGGTACAAAATGAACCTTTGGACTTTTGTTGAACCCGCCAGCTTGATTAATTTAGCTATTATTATTCCGTTAGTTGGTGCGTTTATTTTACTGCTAGCAGATAAACAGCCAAATATTCGTGAAGCTATTACGCTGACGACAGCAACTTTATTGTTTACGGTTGTGTTGTCGATTGCTGACAACACATTTAATCGTGTTGATATGCAAACCCAGTGGCTTGAACTGTTTCCTGGTGTAGGTTTGTCTTTTGTAGT
This genomic window from Saccharobesus litoralis contains:
- a CDS encoding cation:proton antiporter subunit C; the protein is MTFILEYYNYWIVVFLMMAGFYIVISANNLVKKIVGLNIFQTSVFMLYISMGKVGGGTAPIVVEGATQYSNPLPHVLILTAIVVGVATTAVGLSLIVRIKRAYGTVEENEFKNEDDAI
- a CDS encoding monovalent cation/H+ antiporter subunit D family protein, whose amino-acid sequence is MLEQHLAVLPIILPLIAAPITLILGRSSLSWGFATFMSAWACLASWQLLMSTLSNGVLSYAVGGWPPPWGIELRVDSANAFVLLAVSAVSTLVLIYAKKSIHKEIESSKHVLYYTAHLLCLAGLSGILMTGDAFNLFVFLEISSLATYTLVSLASDRRCLTAAFRYLVMGTIGATFILIGVGMLYMKTGTLNMLDLANRIDIYDSSRTINTGLAFIMVGVSIKLALFPLHMWLPPAYTHAPSAVTAFLASTATKVAVYVMIRFIFTVFGAEHVFHEMGMDLILMALAIVAIFKCSYMATVQSNIKALLAYSSVAQIGYMILGVSLVSVGGLMSGLLHIFNHALMKGALFMAVGAVFYRLGSVDIKAFKGLGRKMPWTMAAFTIAGLSIIGVPLTVGFVSKWYLVGAALQQNHWLLAGLVLAGSLLAVVYIGRVLEAAYFQSAPKSDVEIKEVPLMMLIPMWLLVAANVYFGIDTSLTVEAADKAAQLLFAGSNGLEGTK